AGAAACAAATTACAGCCGAAAACAAAAAAATAACAGACATAAATAAAAATAAAATTGCAGCGAATAAACGTTATAAAGCAGCTGTCAAGCAGGGAGACGCTGTGAAGGCTGCTGCAGAATTGAAACGGATCGTTGATGATGTTAACCAAATCCATGCTTTGCAGAAGAAGATATTTGAATGGGAAAGGAATATTCGGAGTACAATTCATTCTGCAGAGGTCAAGCTCTCAAAATAAGTGTCTTTATCGATGCTCTTACCTAACAATATCCTTACCAACAATAAACACATTAACAGAATCAACAAGTTATCCCTTATAATAATAGGTAATGAACTGCCAGGGTAAAATATAGTATGGCGGTCTAATTGATCGAAGGGGCTCATCAAATTGGCAACAAGCAGAAAGCAAATTGTAGAACGGATGCATCAACAAGCTATAGCTGGAGAGCATATCATTGGCGTTGCGGCAGGAGCGGGAATATCAGCCAAGTATGCGGTAAAAGGCGGAGCAGATCTTATTTTGGCATTGAATTCGGGACGGTTTAGACAAATGGGGCTGGGCTCCATCGCAGGCTTGATGCCTTATGCGAACTCTAATGAAATGGTAATGGAGTATGGATCACGTGAGATATTGTCCGTTGTTGGGGATAAACCTGTTGTATTCGGACTTTGCGGAACAGATCCTACCATAGAACTGTCATCGTATTTGGATACGATTCAAAGTAGCGGTTTTTCCGGCATCATCAATTATCCGACGGTCGGCCTGATCGACGGACAGTTTCGTGAAGCATTGGAGGAAGAGGGGATATCTTACCTTCAGGAAGTAGAGGCTGTCCGGCTCGCACACGAAATGGATATGTTTACGATGGCTTTTGTATTTAATGCAGAGCAGGCGGCTTATATGCTGGATGCGGGAGCTGATGTGATCTGCGCCCACTTAGGGGTTACGGCAGGTGGATTGATGGGTACAAAAAAAGTATATTCCCTGGAAAAAGGAGCGGACATCGCGAGACAGATTTTTGCTGTATGTGATGCTTCTAATCGGAATCCTATAAAACTCGTATATGGCGGACCTGTCCATACTCCGATTGATGTGCAGTATATGTATGATAATACATCCGCGATGGGATATCTCGGCGGCTCCAGCTTCGAACGGATTCCAACAGAAGAGGCTATCGTGGATACGACGCATCGGTTCAAGGTTACTGGTTATCTGGAGCAGGACCAACAGCTGATGAATAAGCTGAGCGCTTTAGATGAGCCGTATGATTATGTGGCTTTTGTTAAAGAGCATATTGCCCATAACTACATGAACAACATCTCACTGACAGAGCTTGCAGACCAGATTCACGTTTCGCGGACGCATTTAAGCGCGCTTTTTAACAAGGAAGTGGGCTGCACGTTTCCGGAATACCTAGCGAAATACCGCATACATAAAGCGCAGGACGTGATGAAGCATACAAAGCTTTCATTATCAAGGATTGCGGAGTTGGTCGGATATCCTGATTATGTGCATTTCAGTAAAACGTTTAAAAAATACGCCGGTGTTACCCCGCAAAACTTCCGTAAACAAACATAAGACAAATATACATAAAAATCATACAACCATACGATTACTTTGACTTGAAAGCGCTGTATTATTGGGTTGTAAAGGTTCACGGCGGTGGTCCGGCAGGGCTGGCGGCGGATCCTGATAGCATGTTTAACGAAGGAGGTTATTCAGTGAAAACGATAGCCATTGCAGGAACATTTGATTCAAAAGGTGCAGAGTTTTTATATGTGAAATCGGTCATTGAAAGTCTCGGCTTAAACGCATTTACAATACACAGTGGTGTGTTTGAACCCATGTTTACACCTGATGTATCCAACACCGAAGTTGCAGAAGCTGCGGGTATCGATATTTATGAAATAGCTGCCAGAAAGGACCGGGCTGCCGGGACAGAAGCTTTGGCAAGAGGAATGGAAGTAATCATTCCGAAGCTGTATGCAGAAGGGAAATTTGACGGTATCCTGTCCTTCGGAGGAACAGGGGGAACGTCCATTGTCACCGCAGGCATGCGAGGTTTGCCGATCGGAGTTCCCAAATTGATGGTATCAACCGTGGCTTCTGGCAATACAGAACCCTATGTAGGAACTAGTGACATCATCATGTTTCCGTCCATCGTTGACGTATCCGGGCTAAACTCGTTTTCCACCAAAATATTTACCAACGCAGTACATGCCATGGCGGGTATGGTGCAGTTTGAATCGACACCGCCTCAGGATAAAAAGCCGTTGATCGCAGCTACCATGTTTGGCGTCACCACACCATGTGTTAATTATGCTAGAGAATATCTGGAGGATCAGGGCTACGAGGTGCTGGTGTTCCATGCAACTGGCACGGGCGGAAAAACGATGGAAAGCCTGATTGAAGGCGGCTTTATCGATGGGGTGCTGGATCTCACGACAACCGAATGGTGCGACGAGCTTGTCGGAGGTGTGTTGGCTGCCGGACCTCATCGACTTGAGGCAGCCGGACGCTGTAAGGTACCGCAGGTCGTATCGACTGGCGCACTGGATATGGTCAACTTCGGTCCCTACTATTCAGTACCGACAGCTTTCAAGGACCGCAATTTGTATAAGCACAACCCGTCCGTAACCTTGATGCGGACAACGGTAGACGAGAACCGTCAACTTGGCGAGATTATTGCGGATAAATTGAATCAGGCAAAAGGCCCAACGATGTTAATGCTTCCTTTGCAAGGTGTCTCCATGCTCGATGTAGAAGGAGAGCAGTTTAGGGGTACCGAAGAGGATGAAATGTTGTTTAATACACTAAGACAGAATATTGACCGCCAGTCGGTTGAACTGATTGAAGTAGACACAGATATTAATGATCAAGCTTTTGCTATCGCAGCTGCCAAGAAATTGGTGGAAATGATGAAGCAACATTAACCGTAGAATATCATGAACTAAACTTATCGCTGAACACGACGAACTAAATGACCCCAAGGAGGCAATCATACAATGAAGACTAGAACAGAGATTTTGGCCCAATTAAAAGCAGAGGTAGCGGCCGGGAATGTACTTTTGGGTGCAGGTGCGGGAACCGGGATATCGGCCAAAAGCGCCGAAGCGGGCGGAGTTGACCTCATCATTATTTATAACTCGGGACGTTACCGGATGGCTGGTCGCGGCTCACTCGCCGGACTCATGGCGTACGGGGATGCCAACCAAATCGTAGTGGATATGGGGAATGAGGTACTTCCTGTTGTTAAGGAGACACCAGTACTGGCTGGAGTCTGCGGTACGGATCCGTTCCGGATCATGGATATTTTCTTAAAACAGCTTAAAGAGCAGGGATTCGCAGGTGTTCAGAACTTCCCTACAGTCGGCCTGATCGACGGCGTGTTCCGCGCAAATCTTGAAGAGACCGGAATGGGGTATGATCTGGAAGTTGATATGATTCGAAAAGCCCATGAGCTAGATCTGTTAACAACACCTTACGTGTTTGATGTGGATCAAGCGAAAAAGATGGCCGAAGCCGGAGCGGATGTCCTGGTCGCTCATATGGGACTGACTACAAAAGGAACGATTGGCGCTAAAACTGCGCTGACACTCGATGACTGTGTGGACAAAATCCAGGCGATTTGTGACGCAGGCAAAGCAATCAATCCGGATATCATGATCCTGTGCCATGGCGGTCCGATTGCCGAACCGCAAGATGCTGAGTATGTGTTGTCAAAAACCAAGGGAGTTGAAGGATTCTTCGGAGCATCCAGTATTGAACGTTTTGCAACGGAAGTCGGTATCAAACAGCAAACAGAAGCTTTTAAAAATATATTGAAATAGGATTTTACTGAAAATTCTGAAACGATCGCATGCCATAGCTGTAGTTCCACCTGGAGACTTGGATTTGTCGAAGGGGGAGCCAGCTATGGCTTTTTGCGTTATATTAATTATAGGCATTTTTTGCAAGGGGAAAGAAGGGGGATGATCAGCATGAACGGCGAGGTGTATCAACTCATTCAATTGACTGCTATGGGTAATGGTTATATCCTGGGCGGGGCAAAGCCTGAAGACAATGTTCATCCGGATCAAGAACATTATGAAGTGATTTTGCAAGCAGCCAAGGGAAATGGACATGGTCAGCGTGGCTGGATCATTTAATAACGTTAGGATGCCAGGGACTTTCACTGGTGACCAGCCAAAGTTCGGGAGAGACCTGGAAAAGTAGTGGTTTTGTAGGTGGGGGACAACCGGCGGGTATTGCAGCGATTGGAATTCCTAACGAACCTGCTTGGATGCCGTCTTGGCAAGTGGTGAGTAACCCTCAGCAAGCAACAAAATGGAGAATTACATATACAGAGCATATTGATCCTACCGGGATTAATAGAGAATATGGAACGGTTCCTATAAGTCATTATGCAGCGGAATTAAGAGGAATACTGAAGCGGATTGGACAGCTAGCGGTCGATATTGATGAAGAGTTCTGGAACAACGATTTTTTTAAACCGGCTATTGAAAGACTTGAAGGTGTTGTAACTAATATGCCGATGGAACTGCCTGAAATCTATTCGGACGAGGCTCAAAGGCTGCTTAATGCCGTATATAAAGCTTGGGTATTCGGAGGCATGGGGTCGTGGAATGACAGTCCACCTTATTCCGCCCACCTGCATCAACTGGAAAAAGAGTACAATGACTGCACGGGGGATTTATATCATACGTTGCTGCAATGTGCCCAAGGTGCGGTCAATTCGGTATTTCATCTGCAACAAATACAGCAGCTAAGCCTAACCAAAACGGAGCTTGCGAGCTTAAAGCATAATTTGACGGAGCAATCGCTGCCTTTTAGCCATCAGGTTGAATTTCAAGAATGGAATTATCCAGCTGGAGAAGCCGGAGCTTACTTTCTCAAGCTACCGAGGACAGAAGTCCGATCCGATTTGGAGGGACTTGCATTATTACTACTAAGATTGGAATTCCGTGAACAGGAATGGAGCTGGGATGAGAAGGAAGTAAGAGAAGTTGGCCCTAACGCTTTGCGTACGGCACTAACATATCTTTTGGACAACGGAGAATGCACTTCACTGCGTTGGAAGGAAATATTGGACAAAGCCGAGCTGTATACGGAAGGACATTTAGAATTAAAAAATGAAGTCACTTTCAGATCAAGCAATGTGATGCTTTATGATGATTGGAATTTGCTGCAATTTTTTGGAGTTAATGATGAGCATTATTATTTGTACCTCTGGTATACGACAGCCTAAGGTTTTGAGATTTTATCGTGACAAGGGAATTTACATTGGAGAGATGATTACGAATTTAAGAAGGTCTATTATTATAAAAGAGAAAATCTTCAACAGAATGAAAGTCTGGCTGAATGGGTAAGGGATCAATAAAAGAACAAGAAGTCGCTGAATTTGTGGACATTTTTATGTATAGTAGAAAGAGTGAAAGGAGGTGATCAATATGAGCACTGTACACATGCTCGTCGGTATTCCTGGCAGCGGCAAAAGTCATTACGCAAAAGAATTGTGCAAACGACAAAGGGCTGCGCACGTTGCAACCGATTCGATTCGAAACAGGTTATTCGGAAGCGAATCTAAGCAAAAAAATACGTATGCGGTATTTAACGAAGCTTTTGCGGAAATCGATCATGCTTTGCAAACGGGCCGGAATGTCGTGTTTGACGCTACAAATGTGAGCCGCAACCGGAGGTTTAAATTTTTGAAGAGATTCAAGGATGTACCTGTCGAATGCCATGTATGCATTACTCCTTACGAGATCGTAAGAGAACGAATACAAGCGAGAAAAAGGCGGATCGACGACAAGATAATAACCAAGTATGCTAAAAACTTCGAGTTTCCTGTCCTTGGAGAAGGCTTTCATGCCGTGCATATCGTCCATACACCAGGCGAAGTCATGATTGAAAGGACAGAGCTAGAAAAACATCTTGCTGGCAGTTCGGATCATAATGAGCTGTTTGATTATTTATCCAAATCCCCATATTTCCGAGTCATGCTGGGATATGATCAGGAGAATCCCCATCATTCAAAAACCTTGTCAGAGCATACCTATGCGGTTCTGGAATACATCAACGTCTGTTATGAAGGTGAAGATTTGCTCGCGATGCAGTTAGCAGCCTTGTTTCACGATGCGGGTAAACCGTTTTGCAAGGTATGGAAAGAGAACCGGGGATATTATTCGTATTTTGGACACGAGCACGTATCCGCTGCAATGGCCTGTCATGTCCTTAAAGAGCTTGGTTATGACCAAGATTTTATCTTGAAGGTTGTGAATATAGTAAGTTTCCACATGGAGATTTTACACGGAGGGGACGCGGGAGCGTCTAAAATTTATCATTTGCTCGGAGAGGATTTACTAGCCCAAATGTACTTCTTCGCTGAAGCAGATACTTTTGCAAAATAAAGAGGTGATACTATGAAAGTGAAATATCCGAAAACGATGCATCTGCCATGGTCGAGGGGATATACGGATGATGACAAAATCTTGCGGAATACCGATCATTTTGCAGGACAAGAGGTGGTCATAACGGAAAAAATGGACGGGGAAAATACGACGATGTACTCTGATTTCATTCACGCAAGGTCCCTTGACAGCAAGGACCATCCCTCCCGGCATTATGTCAAGACGCTGCATGGTAGTATACAGCATCTGATACCGGAAGGATATCGATTGTGTGGGGAAAATGTTTATGCCAAACATTCATTGTTGTATACATCTTTGCCCAGCTATTTCATGCTGTTTTCCGTTTGGAATGAACATAACGTTAGCCTATCTTGGGATGAGACCGTAGAGTGGGCGTCCCGCCTTGGAGTTGCTATAGTCCCTGAGTTGTACCGGGGGATTTGGAACGAAGAAGCCGCCAAAAAGTGCTATACGAAGCAATCCTGCTGTGGCGGAGAGCAAGAAGGCTATGTGGTGAGACTGACATCTACATTTGCATATGAAGAGTTCAAGCATTGTGCGGCCAAATTTGTCCGTAAAAATCATGTGCAAACCGATGAGCATTGGTTAAGTAAACCGATCGAGCCCAATAGAGTAGCCCGTTGTTAATTTAAATAAACAGGAGAGGACTGAGTATCATGTAATCCCGAATAATGAAACCAATATAAAATGACATTACGCGCCAACACTCAATTGCTCTAGCTGATGGAGTATGGCTTGCCCCGTTTGCTTCCACTTTGCAAAATCCTCAGGATCAGCTTCCGCCCAAAGTTCGTACACTTCTGACCGGTCGCTATTGTCCATGTTTAAGGCAATCTGGATTAATCCGATGACCTTTTGAAGCAACTCCAATGTGATCTGTGATTTCACGGCAGTCAGATCGACTTTTTCTGAGAGCCGCTGAACTGGATGAACACCATAGGCTTCGAGAATCAATTCTCCCGCTGCGAGAATGCAGCTTCCTTCATCGACTTCCATATATTCATCTTCAGACCATGTAGTTTCCACATATTCTATCTGGTTAACGATAGCAGAGTAGTCACGTTCTACGATGATTAAAAAATCACCCGCACCATCATTATCAAATACACCTGTTTCCCATGCTCCCATATGTAACAACCTCCTTCAGAATCAGTGTAACGACAATGGAAAAGGAATTGAATAGGAAAAACATACTATATAATTAGGACGAAAGAGGTTTTCAGACGTATATATCATGATCACAATTGATAATTGTTGCCATAAAGCTTTATAATTTATTCAGTAATCAGGCTCTTGGACCCCTTCCTTCTGATTCATCTTATCAATGGACAATAGGGATTCCAATCTCCTGATTTTTTTAGTTTTTAAAGATTACATAACTTTTAAGAGCATACATGGGAGGCAACTGTAAATGACCGAAAATGTTACTTCAACTGGCTGGGATGCCATTGATAAGGCTACTTCCAAAAGAAAGTGTGTTTGAAATTCCTTCTCTAAAAGGAACCGCCATTCAAATTGTAAAAACCAATATTACAGATAATGAGGGAAACGTCGTAAAGGTCATCGGTTAACAACTTATTGTCACATTCGACGGTACGACGCTATCAGAAAGTCCGCGTACAAGTAGTCCTCTAGGTGAAAGGAGTAGATCTCATGAGGAAGCTGTCACCTTACCTTGGCTCCTTAATTGAAGATCTGGATACGCCAAATAGAATTAACGTGCTTGATCAAATAGGACAGTCCGGTGAATATTATGCCATTCCATATCTACTACCTTTGATGGAAAGCGAAGATGCCAGGGTAGTGGAATCTGCCGAAATGGCTGTTTCTAAGCTGCTTGATTTCTGCCCTGCACTTGAACTGGCTTGGATGAATGAGCATATTCGAGCCTGGCATCCATCTCCGACGGAGTGGAAAAGAGCAACCGAACGCATGATGAGAGCCTTGGAGCAAGCCAGCTTTACTCGATTGTCTATAAGCAGCATGCATTGGAGCGGATACGTCCGAGAGGCGGCTGTTAAAAGATTAGCAGAGGTGGATAATGGAAGGGCTTTTCCGTTTCTGCTCCTGCGAATGAACGATTGGGTACCGGAGATCCGCAATATCGCCAGGAAATCTCTGGAACAACGGCGCACTTCCAATAATGCATGGCACTGGATTCAAAACATATCACTTGTTGATCGGCTTCTAACATGCGGCCGAGATTCTTTTGAGCCGTTTGTGAAGTCGATTCATCAGCTTCTGCGGGGGAGTGAATGTACGGAGGCACTGACCGAAGCACTTACTTCGCAGGACAACAAAATTCGCAGGTTTGCATATCGGGCATCTGTTGAAGCCGAGGGCGCTGATGCTGCAGCTGTTATCGAACAGGCGCTCATGGATTGTGATACAGAAATACGCCGCTGGGCATCGCAAAAGGTAGAAACATGTCTTGAAAATGAAAGCCTGTATAAGATGTTGCTGCGAATGAAAAGTGATCCAGTACCTTCCATCCGAAGGGAAAG
Above is a window of Paenibacillus uliginis N3/975 DNA encoding:
- a CDS encoding phosphoenolpyruvate hydrolase family protein — its product is MATSRKQIVERMHQQAIAGEHIIGVAAGAGISAKYAVKGGADLILALNSGRFRQMGLGSIAGLMPYANSNEMVMEYGSREILSVVGDKPVVFGLCGTDPTIELSSYLDTIQSSGFSGIINYPTVGLIDGQFREALEEEGISYLQEVEAVRLAHEMDMFTMAFVFNAEQAAYMLDAGADVICAHLGVTAGGLMGTKKVYSLEKGADIARQIFAVCDASNRNPIKLVYGGPVHTPIDVQYMYDNTSAMGYLGGSSFERIPTEEAIVDTTHRFKVTGYLEQDQQLMNKLSALDEPYDYVAFVKEHIAHNYMNNISLTELADQIHVSRTHLSALFNKEVGCTFPEYLAKYRIHKAQDVMKHTKLSLSRIAELVGYPDYVHFSKTFKKYAGVTPQNFRKQT
- a CDS encoding Tm-1-like ATP-binding domain-containing protein: MKTIAIAGTFDSKGAEFLYVKSVIESLGLNAFTIHSGVFEPMFTPDVSNTEVAEAAGIDIYEIAARKDRAAGTEALARGMEVIIPKLYAEGKFDGILSFGGTGGTSIVTAGMRGLPIGVPKLMVSTVASGNTEPYVGTSDIIMFPSIVDVSGLNSFSTKIFTNAVHAMAGMVQFESTPPQDKKPLIAATMFGVTTPCVNYAREYLEDQGYEVLVFHATGTGGKTMESLIEGGFIDGVLDLTTTEWCDELVGGVLAAGPHRLEAAGRCKVPQVVSTGALDMVNFGPYYSVPTAFKDRNLYKHNPSVTLMRTTVDENRQLGEIIADKLNQAKGPTMLMLPLQGVSMLDVEGEQFRGTEEDEMLFNTLRQNIDRQSVELIEVDTDINDQAFAIAAAKKLVEMMKQH
- a CDS encoding phosphoenolpyruvate hydrolase family protein, yielding MKTRTEILAQLKAEVAAGNVLLGAGAGTGISAKSAEAGGVDLIIIYNSGRYRMAGRGSLAGLMAYGDANQIVVDMGNEVLPVVKETPVLAGVCGTDPFRIMDIFLKQLKEQGFAGVQNFPTVGLIDGVFRANLEETGMGYDLEVDMIRKAHELDLLTTPYVFDVDQAKKMAEAGADVLVAHMGLTTKGTIGAKTALTLDDCVDKIQAICDAGKAINPDIMILCHGGPIAEPQDAEYVLSKTKGVEGFFGASSIERFATEVGIKQQTEAFKNILK
- a CDS encoding AAA family ATPase, whose product is MSTVHMLVGIPGSGKSHYAKELCKRQRAAHVATDSIRNRLFGSESKQKNTYAVFNEAFAEIDHALQTGRNVVFDATNVSRNRRFKFLKRFKDVPVECHVCITPYEIVRERIQARKRRIDDKIITKYAKNFEFPVLGEGFHAVHIVHTPGEVMIERTELEKHLAGSSDHNELFDYLSKSPYFRVMLGYDQENPHHSKTLSEHTYAVLEYINVCYEGEDLLAMQLAALFHDAGKPFCKVWKENRGYYSYFGHEHVSAAMACHVLKELGYDQDFILKVVNIVSFHMEILHGGDAGASKIYHLLGEDLLAQMYFFAEADTFAK
- a CDS encoding RNA ligase family protein; its protein translation is MKVKYPKTMHLPWSRGYTDDDKILRNTDHFAGQEVVITEKMDGENTTMYSDFIHARSLDSKDHPSRHYVKTLHGSIQHLIPEGYRLCGENVYAKHSLLYTSLPSYFMLFSVWNEHNVSLSWDETVEWASRLGVAIVPELYRGIWNEEAAKKCYTKQSCCGGEQEGYVVRLTSTFAYEEFKHCAAKFVRKNHVQTDEHWLSKPIEPNRVARC
- a CDS encoding DUF4259 domain-containing protein codes for the protein MGAWETGVFDNDGAGDFLIIVERDYSAIVNQIEYVETTWSEDEYMEVDEGSCILAAGELILEAYGVHPVQRLSEKVDLTAVKSQITLELLQKVIGLIQIALNMDNSDRSEVYELWAEADPEDFAKWKQTGQAILHQLEQLSVGA
- a CDS encoding HEAT repeat domain-containing protein, whose protein sequence is MRKLSPYLGSLIEDLDTPNRINVLDQIGQSGEYYAIPYLLPLMESEDARVVESAEMAVSKLLDFCPALELAWMNEHIRAWHPSPTEWKRATERMMRALEQASFTRLSISSMHWSGYVREAAVKRLAEVDNGRAFPFLLLRMNDWVPEIRNIARKSLEQRRTSNNAWHWIQNISLVDRLLTCGRDSFEPFVKSIHQLLRGSECTEALTEALTSQDNKIRRFAYRASVEAEGADAAAVIEQALMDCDTEIRRWASQKVETCLENESLYKMLLRMKSDPVPSIRRESLALLAVYFPNAAKEILIDRLLDYNMTVRETARRYLNRLHKMDYSEYYLDVIWNGQEQHLAVAIAGLGETGQDFENEVLFEYSDHPSVSVRKAVLRGLAKLNPEPYASLFTDSLQSEQPGTSREASRALRRYPYLVNPDELASMMSQEQPDHVMRNALRLLPAFDRWKQLEILLDLLTYTRIDRLKAKIREQLVTWAESSNRKFTGRPKENDITRIHNKLDHSRSEMDDAVHAKIEWFINT